The sequence below is a genomic window from Oscillospiraceae bacterium.
GTGATAATCATCTCCACCCGGCGGTTGCGCGCCCGCTCCGCCCCGTCGCCGTTGCCCGACACGGGCCGCCACTCGCCGTAGCCCACGCTGACCAGGCGCGCCGGGTCGATGAGGTCCATGTCCTGCAGGTAGATCAGCACCTCCACCGCCCGGTTGGAGGACAGGGTGCGGTCAACCCGTGCGTTGTTGGGCTCGTCCGCGGTCTCCCGGGCCGTGTGCCCCAGGATCCGCAGCTCGTCGATGGCGCCGGCCTCCGGGGCCAGCAGCCCCCCGATGTCATCCAGCACCAGCTTGCCGGCATCCCGGAGCACGGCGCTGTTGCCGTCAAAGAAAATCACGTCGTTAAAGGCGATGAAGATATACCCGTCCCCCTGGGTCACGGAGATATTCTCGCCCGCCTCCTGCTGCTCGACGTACTCCTGCAGCTTTTCGTACAGCTCGTTCATCTGCTGGTCGATGTCCTTCTGCGCCTCGGCCGCCGCGGCGGGGTCGGCGTTGGGGCCCTTGTTGCCGTCCGTCTGCGTGACCGTGGGGACGGACTCGGGGTTAAAGCTCTGCACAAGCAGCTCCCACTTCCTCTGGTCCAGGGTGGACATGGAGAACAGCAGGACAAAAAAGCACAGCAGCAGCGTCACCATGTCGCCGTAGGTGTCCATCCAGTTGGCGCCGCCGCCGGATTTGCGTTTTTTCACCGCTCACTCCCCCTGACCCGCCCCCGGCTCATTTCTTTTTGCCCTTCTTCGGCTTTCCGCCGCCCTCGGCCCCTGCGGCCGCGTCGC
It includes:
- the motB gene encoding chemotaxis protein MotB, whose product is MKKRKSGGGANWMDTYGDMVTLLLCFFVLLFSMSTLDQRKWELLVQSFNPESVPTVTQTDGNKGPNADPAAAAEAQKDIDQQMNELYEKLQEYVEQQEAGENISVTQGDGYIFIAFNDVIFFDGNSAVLRDAGKLVLDDIGGLLAPEAGAIDELRILGHTARETADEPNNARVDRTLSSNRAVEVLIYLQDMDLIDPARLVSVGYGEWRPVSGNGDGAERARNRRVEMIITGKNLMDSLGDSIEQYYTLSGVAPPAPDTPTDGAAAPSAPPQ